The stretch of DNA CTGGGGAAGCCCTCTTTCCAGAAGCCACATCCCCACTGAAATGAGTGCTCCCCCATGAGAAGCTGCAAGACCTTGTCTGACCCAGCCTCCTGAAGGGGTCTGATGACCCTCATGAGAAGGGTCAGTGACTGGGGGGACTGAAGCCTCAGTAGGCCCAGCTTGAGTCACCAGCCCCAGTTTGGAAAGGCGAGGTCCTCCCACACCTGGTGTCCCCACAGATCTCTCTTGGGCTCACCCTGAGCCTTTGGGACGTGTATTTGTTAGAAGTGGAACAGGTGTTGATGCCAATGGCACTCACTGTCTTTAAGGTTCAGAGGAGTAAGTCCACGTGTGCCCAGTGGGATCTGGGGAGCACAGGGGTCAGACCCCGACTGGCCCAGTGGCAGCTTCCTCACACTGTCCCCACGATCCTCTGCCCTGGCCCAGAGGGAGGTCTGGCTGGGTGGGCTGGGCAGGGAACAGTGACATACCCCCTCCTGTAGGAGCCCATCCCTCACATGACCCAGATGAAAGTCAGGAGTGTGGTGAGCACTTCCCTGGGCAGGCTGCCCCTAGCCACAGCCTCCTGTGCACATCTGGAACCCTGGGGTGGCCACAAAGTgatctggcactccccagtgggAGGTGGCTAAGGTAGCAACGGGGTATGGGCTCTGACCCCTCCCAGGGAACTCTCCTGGCCTGATGCCCACCCTGTCCCTAAAGCACCTCATGAAGATGTCCAGGGGTGGCCGTGGGCATGTTTTCAGGACCAGTTCTCCCATACCTGGGCCCTGGATGACGATGCAGTTCTCAGACACCCTCGGACCTCTATGAGGAAACTAACAAGGAAGCGTGGGGACCTGCCACCCCCAGATGGGCTGCAGTACCAGGTCCCCTCCCGAGTCACCCTCTGGGGCAGTCAGTAGTCGGGGAGTGCCCGGGACCCCCAACACTACTACCTGGGCCTTTCTCTTCACCtgttctccctcctcttcctcctggactCTAAGAAAGTACAATAGGCCCCCCCATCCTCAGGGCAGGTGCTCAGTGCGTGTGTACTGGACGTGCTGTGCAAGCAGGGGTGGGATGTGGGCAAGACTCTCCAACAAGCTCTCCCACTTTCCACCATGTTCCACTCTCCCCCTTAAAGGGCCCTCAAGGGCATTGGAGGAGCCAGATTCATTTGTGGGATCCCCCACCCCTACCTGTGAGCACTGACAGCCTCATAGAGCAGCAGAGGGCCCTCACTCCTGAACACTCCTCCAAGGGTGCCAGGACAAGCCTTCAGCCAGGGAGACAAGGGAATCTGTGTCCCGGACCCCCCAAGAGCATTTAGGGGGTGGGCACAGGGGGGATCCCTGGACCAGAGCCGGAGCCAAGAGTTTAGCCAGGTATGGAAACAGTCAGTCCTGGCATGGACTGGGCAGCCCAGGAGGGTAGAGGGGGCTCTGTATCTGGGCTGTCTCACCCACCATGGAGACAGGTCCCCATGTGAGGTGGCAAGGGGGCTGGGTGACATCCAGAACTCCCACCTGAGTTCTGACTGGAGGCTGTATCCCAGGCCCAACAGTCTTGGGATGAGGGTGTGGAGCAGGAAGCCCCCAGTCAGAATGAACCCTGGGGGAGGGCAGTCCCAGAAGCCACCTGCTGTACCCCGACAGCTTCCCACCACAGGAGGCACAGACCCCTCCCTCTGGGATCAGCAGCCTGCAGGTGTGTCCTCAGTGTCAGACCACAGGGGCCACACAGAGACCCTGAGGACTCCAAAGAGCCCGGCCAAGAAAGGACTGCATAGGCTCACTGGAGATGCTGAccatgtctgtttttctttcagcCAAACCTGAGCAAGGGTCCTTGACACCCAGGCCTGTGCTGGCTTCACCTGGCAGGAAGACCCTCTGGCAGGGGGATAGGCAGGCCCCTCCTGGCCCACCAACCTGGTTCCAGTGGCCCATTTGGTCAGCTTCCCCGCCATGGGCGCCTCGTCCTTTCACACCCCATCCTGATGGGACTGTCCATGAGGCCAAGGCCCAGTGGCATGAGGAGGCGTCCATGGAACCCAGGGCAGCAGGCCATTCTCTGGGGGCACTGGGGACTCAGGATGTGCCCAGTCTGGCCCTGGCTCATGGGGGACCTCGGGTTTCCTGGAGGTTCCTCCACTGGAACTCCATGCCATGGCTTCCTATGAATTTGGATGTGGGGGGCCCTTGTTGCCCCCGTTATGATTTTGAACAGAGCTGCTGGGTCCAAGTCCCTTCCAAATGTGTCCTGGACAGCCCCAGGACCATGGGACAGCCTAGCCCAGGAATCCCATGGCAACCCCAACACCAGGCCCTGCCCAGGCTCATCAGGGCTAAAAGGGAGGTCGGGATATACCCCCACTGCAGCATGGCACCCGTATCTGGCCCCCTCGGTGGCCAGTGACTGGCGTGTCTGGAAGGAGTCAGTGTGGCACCCCGCAAGCTGCACCACAGCCCCAGACACCTCGGAAAATCCTGTTCAATGGGGACGCTGGTCCCATCAAGGCCACAAGAGAGAAAGGTGAGCATGACGTCCTCGCAGTCCCGGCCAGCCAGCAGCATACCTGGGGCCTCTGTCCCCACCTATGGGACAGTGTCCCCCTCCCAGGGCACAATTCCCAAGCCAAGAGGGGTCTGGCCTAGACCCCAGCCCTGGGAAGAGAGGGGCACCAGGGATGTGGTGGGCTCCCAGCTGCAGTCAGAATGACCATTCAGGGGACCCTGGCACTGCAAAGCTCTGCACTGTCACAATTCACCTCGCAGAAGCTGGACGAGATTCCAAAGCCTCACAGCCAGCGCTGCAGCCGCAGCAGGCGCCCCCACCACGTGCCTTCCAGTTGCCGGTGCAGGCTTTCCTGACAGCCGGGCGCCCTGCAGCCCTTGCCTCAGCAGCTCAGACTCGGAAGGTATCTGTGGCTCATGTTCCCAGTGCTCCCACCGAAGAGAATTACTATGGAGGATGCTCTGGGTCCTGAGTTGAGCAAAACGGCACGCCCTGTGGATGGAGCCTGCTTCTTTCCTGGCCACCACACCTGCTGGATATGCCCACCGAGCAAGTGGCCTTAAGAAGGTCATGGGGACGGGAGCGGCTCAGCATCCTGCACGTGCCCTTACCAAGGCTCACCAGGCTGACACCACTGCTGAGTGCCCTGTCTGTGGACAAAAGACTCGCACCCAGTCCCTGGATGGCACAGTTTCCCAGGAGGACCAGCTGGCCACCTGCTGGCAGGCTGACCACACTGCGGAGGGGGCTGAGATTGGCTTTCACTGCACTGAGCCACAATGTGGACACGGACTTGCCGGCCCTGCAGGGCACACAGCACTGCTTCCGATCAGGGCACCTCATTCACAGTGAGAGACATGCAGCAGTGTGTTCCCACCTCAGGGTCTTGGCTCTGCCACCTCTACTTGGAATGTTCTTGGTTCCCTCCAGGCTTCTAGAAGCATCTAGGCCAGGGCTCATGGCTGGATAAGCACCCAAATCCCCACAACTCAAACAAGCTTCTCATCCTCGTTTTATTTGGTGCTAAACGTAAGAAAATTTATtaaggccgggtgcgatggctcacgcctataatcccagcactttgggaggccgaggcagatggatcacaaggtcaggagattgagaccatcctggctaacatggtgaaaacccgtctctactaaaaatacaaaaaaattagccaggcgtggtggcgggcgcctgtggtcccagctactcaggaggctgaggcaggagaatggcgtgaacccaggaggcagagcttgtagtgagccgagattgcaccactgcactccagcctgggcgacagagcgaaactccgtctcaaaaaaaaaaaaaaaagaaagaaaatgtattaagaCATGACTTACCTCCTGATAAGTGTGCAGCTCAAAAGACATTCACAGATGGAACACACCAGCCCCCAGATCACAAAGCTAACCATGGCCAGCCGCTCCAGCGCCCCCGGGCCCGCAACCAGGGTTCTGACTTCTGATGACACCGTGAGCCTGTGTTTTGTACTTTACACTCATGGAAGGATAACCaccttcatgttttaaaataaatgtttacttttcaaatgattttagatacacagaaaaattgaaaaggcACTATAGTGTACTCTATACCTTATACCCAGTTGCCCCTAGTAATGACACTTTGCATTACCATGGCACATTTGTCCAAACTAAGACATttaggctggctgtggtggctcacacctgtaatcccagcaatttgagaggtcgaggcaggaggttcaggttcacttgagcccaggagtttgagaccagcctgggcaacacaggtagaccctgtctctagagaaaagtgaaaaaaattagccaggcatggtggcgggtgcctatagtcccacctaatcaggagattgaggcaggaggattgcttgagcccaagagttccaggaagcagtgagctatgattgcaccactgcattccagcctaggtgacagagtgagaattcacctctttaaaaaaattaatttaacatgGGTGCACTCCTGTTAACTAAATAATAACGTTAGCTATTATCTAAGGTTATTAATGCAGTAATTACATTAACACAGTGaaatttattcatatttcatCCGCTTTTGCCTAACTTCTTGTACCTGTCCTGGGATCCCACCTCAGACTCACCCTCTGCCTTTAGGTCACTGCTCCTTAGTTTCCTCCAGAGGCTACAGCCAAACACACACGTGGGCTGAATAGCAGAGCTGATTGCTGCTGGGCTCCAAACCTCTACAGCATGTTACCATACTGAGTACCGTAGGCAATGGTAACACAATGGTGGCTAtttgtgggctgggcgtggtggctcacgcctgtagtcccagcactttgggaggccaagggggctgGATTACCTgggatcaagagtttgagaccagcctggccagcatggtgaaaccccatctctataaaaatacaaaaaattagccaggcatggtggcgggcacctgtaatcccaaatactcgggaggctgaggcaggagaatctcttgaacctagaaggcagaggttgcagtgagccaagatcgcaccattgcactccaacctgggcaacaagagtgcaactctgtctcaaacaaacaaacaaacaaaaacaatggtggctatttgtgtatttaaacacagaaaaggatcataaaaatacagtataaatgataaaaaattgtacacctggccaggtgtggtggctcatactgacaatcccagcactttagaaggccatgctgggaggatcacttgaacccaggacttctagactagtctgggcaacataaaaagaccccatctcttctgAGATATCAATTTTTAGTGATGTGCACCGGCATAGGGcagttccattataatcttatgggagaACCATCGTATGTGCATTCTGGCATGGACTGAAATATCGTTACCTGACATGTGATTGCATAAgtcatctagagatgatttaaagtctaCGGGAAGATGTACTTAGGCTGTATGCAAATcctgcaccattttatatcaggacttgagcatctgtggattttggtatttgtGGGAAGTGGTAAAACTGATTCCCCTACACACACCGAGGGACAACTATAAATCTTTCAGGCCCCATACAAGGCTCAATTCCTTACACCCCCACTCCCAGAGCATTCTAAAGTGTTTGTTTCACTTTACCTGCTCCTCTGTTAGCCAGAGGGTTCCATCAACAGCTTGGGCTGTCTCAGAAAGACCTGggttcaggctgggtgcggtggctcacgcctgtaatcccagcactttgggaggccgagaggggcagatcaccaggtcaagagatcgagaccatcctggccaacatggtgaaaccccatctctactaaaaatacaaaaattagccaggcgtagtggcacacacctgtagtcccagctactcaggagcctgaggcaggagaattgcttgaatccgggaggcggatgttgcagtgagcggagatcatgccactgcactccagcctgccaacagagcgagactccgtctcaaaaaaaaaaaaaaaaagacctgggtTCAACCCCATTCAGCCACCTAGTGTGTCACTTTGGGCAAACCATGTAACttatctgagcctcagtgtcctcatctgtaaattgggctAATCGTGGTCCTTACCTCGCAGGGCGACTGTGAGGACTAAGTGAGATGAAAGCTGACACCCTGAGTAACACCACTTCTCTCTCCCTCAGACTCAACAGGAAGACGCCTTCGCTGTCCAATGCGAAGGTTATGGGGAGGACGCGAGGCCCCAGGGTTCCCCTGTCCCAAGAGCATAAACCCTGGATTTTTGCTTCCAGAAACAACCACCTCTAGGATGAGGATGGCTCTCAACTCCCCAAAACCTGTGCTCCCACCCCACAAAGGTGGTGTCTTCAGCAGTGGGGAAGGGGCTGCACTGTGCCAGCCTCACCCTGGCCACTGTCTGCCCTAGTGACTTAGAGCCCAGGTAGGTCCCCAAGCAAAGTAGTGCAGAGTCCAGCCCCAGTACTGGGCTCCAGGCATCCCGGCCACCCCTGCCTGCCCCCACCAGttgcctccctccctcagcccctgcttccctccttcccaGCTCAGGATGTCTTAGCTCCTTACATGACCCCATCATCTGTCTCATCAAGGGGAGTGCAGCACAAGGGCAGGGAACTCGGTCAGTCTATGGATGTATCTCCAGTGTCTGTATGCATTTCACCAAACAAGACAGCTTTGGAACTGAGAATAGACCCTCCCGAGGCAGCAGTCCTTACCTGCCATTTCCCAAGTATTCTTGGCGTGCCAGGCACTAAGCTGGATCACGGACACGCGAGCTCTGGAACCCGCGGGGTGCTGTCACTCATGCACAGGTGGGTTGGCCCAGCCGGAGATGAAATTGGAACCCATTCAGTTTGGCTCTTGCACTGCTCAATGGCTCCCCAGCTCCTCTGAGCAAGAGCTAAAGCTTTGCAATGCCCTCAGGTCATTGAACCTGGGACTTTTCTCCCTGAGCTGCCTGTCGTTCTCCCCTGCTCACACCAGGTCAGATGCAGACCTCCCCTCTGGGCCTGAAGCATACCAATCACgcttctgcctcagggcctttgcacgagCCATTCCCACTGCCCGGAATGCTCTCTGCCCAGATATCTGCTTGGCTGACCCATCACCTCCTACAAACCTCGCTCAGATCTTGCCTCGTCAATGAGGACAACGCTGGCCATGCATCTAGAGGGCATCCAGCACAGAGTATGTGCTCAATACACagatgaagaaggaagaaggaagggatggaGAAGAAAGAGGTGAAGGAAGAGCAGAACGCCCATGGCCATTTTTCTTCCAGTGATAACAGGTAGCAACGAATACCTAAGGGCAATGCAGACAGGGCAGAAACAAAGTCCACAAAAGGCCGATATGAGCAGGGTGGGGAAAATGCAGCTCTACTCATCTGTCCTGGTGCAGATTTGGAGACTCCAGATGTGTCACATCTGGGCAGTCCCTTCTCTACCCCCTCCTCACTGAGCTCTCCTTCCACCTCcaagcctggcccctcctccagGGATCCAGGACCACACAGGAGACGGCTGTGCATCTCTCTGGACGTTGGGAAAGGCTGCCAGTGGGGAAGATGCTCAGCGGCCCTTAAAACTCATCTTGGTTTTGCTCCAACTGTGCAGCCCATCCACTCCTGTGAACAGGAAGAGCACTCAAATAACAGCCCAGACACTAGACCCTCTTCCTCTTGACATCTGAACATGTTCCCCATCCCCAGCATTTGCCAGGGTCCTGGGAGCGGGACAGCTGTCTCGTGGATTGTCCTTCTTCATCTGTGTATTGAGCACATACTCTGTGCTGGACGCCCTCTAGATGCATGGCCAAGTGACAAGagcgataagagcaaaactccatctcaaagaaaaaaaaaattgtgggccaggcacagtggctcacacctataatctcagcactttgagaggtcgagacaggaggatcacttgaagccaagagttcaaggcaaGGTCTGAACAAGGTTTGTAGGAGGTGATTGGTCAGCCAAGCAGCTGTCTGACCAGAGAGCTTTCCGGGCAGCGGGAATGGCTCATGcgaaggccctgaggcaggagcgtGATCTGTATGCTTGAGACCCAGAGGAGAAGTTTGCATCCGGCCTGGTGTGAGCAGGGGAGAGCGGCAGGCAGCTCAGGCACAGAAGTTCCAGCTTCAGAGGCCTGCGGCTGTTGCAAAGCTCTAGCTGTTACTCAGAGCAGCTGGGGAGCCAGCAGAAGGTCCTGGGCAGAGGAGGGCTCAGCTGTGGCTCGGGTGTTAACAGACCACACCATACCATCGGGAAGGAGAGGGGGACCAGCTGGCTAGTCTGGGTAAGTGATGAAGAGTGCTCAAACTAGGTAGGAGAAGGCAGGTGGTGAGAAGTGTCACCTCAGCATCATTGTGAAGGTGCCATTTGCATGATTTGCTTGTGGAGTGAATGCAGATGCGGTGTGGAGGGAAAAGAAGAGTCCAGTCCACAGGCCCCATGAGCCATGTAGGAGCCAGACTGAATGGgttttctattgatttatttttgagacggagtttcgctcttgttgcccaggctggagtgcaattgcgtgatcttggctcaccgcaacctccgcctcccgggttcaagtgattctcctgcctcagcctcccgagtagctgggattacaggcatgtgccaccatgcccggctaattttgtatttttagtagagacagggtttctccatgttggttaggctagtctcgaactcctgacctcaggtgatccacctggcttggcctcccaaagtgttgggattacaggcataagccactgtgcctggccctgagtgGGTTTTAATTTCAGCTCAGTTAGCAGGGAGCTATGTGACTGCACCAAAGCCGAACCACCCAGCCTTTGTAGAGActggatcttgccatgttgcccaggctggcaaggaacttctgacttcaagtgatcctcctgcctcggcctcccaatgtgctgggattgcaggcatgagccaccatgcacagtttaaaacataatttttgactgggtgtggtggctcgtgcctgtaatcccagcactttgggaggccaaggcagactgatcacaaggtcaggagttcgagaccagtctgatcaacatggtgaaaaatgtctctaccaaaaataaacaaaaattaggagtagtggtgtgtgcctgtaatcccagccactgaggaggctgaggcaggagaatcgcttgaacccgggaggcagaggttgcagtgagccgagattgcaccactgtactctagcctgggtgacagagtgtgactccatctcaaataataataataataataataatttttaagccagggcaacatagtgagaccctatctctacaaaaacttttaaaattagctgggcatagttgcgtgcacctgtattcctagctacttgggaggctgaggcgggaggatgacttgagctcaggagtttgaggctccagtgagctatggttgtgcactgtgcattgtggcatgcaccaccaagcctggctaatttttgtatatttaatagagatagagtttcaccatgttgcccaggctgatctagaactcctgggctcaagtgatccacctgcctcagcctcccaaagtgctgggattacaggcatgaactactatGCCTGaccaataataatttttaaattttagaataatttccaATGTATTGAAAAGCTGCAAAGGTTGTACAGAGCTGTACACACCACATCCAATTTTCCCTATTGCCAACATGTTACATGACCGTGGAATGTTTGTCGAAACTAAGAAAGCAACATCAGTACATTATTAGCGTCTAAACTCCaggctttattcagatttcaccagtatTTCTGCAACGTCCTTTTCAAGATGCAATCCAGGATACCTCCATTGCAGCAAGTTTTCATGTCTCTTTAGTCCCCTCTGGCCTGGGACAGTTTTTGTCTCCCCTTGTTTTTCATGATCTTGAGAGTTTGGGGATTGTACATGGATTTTACGGAATGTTCCTCAGTTTGGATTTGTCCAGTGTTTTTGTCATATTTAGACTGTGGTTAGGAGTTTTGGGGTTGGAGACCACAGACATGAAGTACCCTTCTTGTCCCATGGTATCAGAGGTGCCTGCTATCACACGTGTCCagttacttctttaaaaaacttGTGGGACCAGGCGCAGCAgcttacacctataattccagcactttgggaggtcaaggcgggcgtatttcctgagatcagaagttggagatcggcctggtcaacatggtgaaaccccatctctaccaaacatacaaaaattagctgggcgtggtggcaggcacctgtaatcccagctactcgggaagctgagtcaggagaattgcttgaatccgggaggcggaggttgcaggttggagtgagctgagatcatgccattgcactccagcctgagtgacaagagcgaaactccgtctcaaagaaaacaaacaaaaactgtgggccaggcacggtggctcacacctataatctcagcactttgagaggccaagacgggaggatcacttgaagccaagagttcgagacccgcctggctaacatagtgagaccctccatttctacaaaaggttttttttttttttttttttttttgagacggagtcttgctctgccacccaggctggagtgcagtggctggatctcagctcactgcaagctccgcctcccgggtttacgccattctcctgcctcagcctcccaagtagctgggactacaggtgcccgcctcgtcgcccggctagttttttgtatttttaagtagagacagggtttcaccgtattagccaggatggtctcgatctcctgacctcgtgatccgcctgtctcggcctcccaaagtgctgggattacaggcttgagccaccgcgcccggccaaaaggttttttaaaaaattaacctggtgaggtggcatgagcctgtagtcccagctaatcaggagatTGAGGGGGGAGGGTTGCATGAagctgggaggtcgaggctgcaatgagccatgattgtgtcactgtactccagcctgggcaacagagtgagaccctgaagaAAGCAAGACATTGTAGTAAGATATAAATTACTCAGTTACTTTTTAAGTCATATAACACAGGCAACAACAATTAgctaaaatttagttttaaaaatttttctttgttatttgcaCAGTGTATTAGTTTTTTATTGATACTAAATAAATTATCAGAATTTAGTAgtttaaagcaacacaaattttttctctgtaggtcagaagttcaaCGTGGGTCTCACTGgtttaaaatcaaggtgttggcaggaagTTTCTTCATGGAGTTTCCAGGGAAGGATCactttccttgcctttcccagcttctagaggctacTGGCATACCTTGGCTCAGGACCCCGTCCTCCCCCTCCAAAGCCAGCAAGGGAGGGTTGAGTCTTCACTTCATATCTCTCTGGCCTTCTTCCGTTATCACATCTCTCTAATTTAGCCAGAAGAggttctccaatttttttttttttttttttttttttttgagatgaagtctcattcctGTCATGCAGgcgtggtgcggtctcagctcattgcaacctccatctcccaggttcaagcgattctccttcctcagcctccc from Rhinopithecus roxellana isolate Shanxi Qingling chromosome 12, ASM756505v1, whole genome shotgun sequence encodes:
- the LOC115900720 gene encoding TBC1 domain family member 3B-like — translated: MHRAAEPWSPTSPCPQGGGLLAGTLSHVTALFLLYLPEEDIFWALAQLLAAERHSPQALPQRLCILWGRRSQGLETLVGLISLGLTLSLWDVYLLEVEQVLMPMALTVFKVQRTPHEDVQGWPWACFQDQFSHTWALDDDAVLRHPRTSMRKLTRKRGDLPPPAKPEQGSLTPRPVLASPGRKTLWQGDRQAPPGPPTWFQWPIWSASPPWAPRPFTPHPDGTVHEAKAPLGTQDVPSLALAHGGPRVSWRFLHWNSMPWLPMNLDVGGPCCPRYDFEQSCWVQVPSKCVLDSPRTMGQPSPGIPWSQCGTPQAAPQPQTPRKILFNGDAGPIKATREKEAGRDSKASQPALQPQQAPPPRAFQLPVQAFLTAGRPAALASAAQTRKTQQEDAFAVQCEGYGEDARPQGSPVPRA